One genomic region from Candidatus Zixiibacteriota bacterium encodes:
- a CDS encoding enolase C-terminal domain-like protein codes for MFQLDTVRVSLPLKQKFVVSKGGTDVKTNLLTVLNNRYNGEASGSVHYGPSIDDIEKDIKKGIEKIQGFKEITIETLEDVSNFKINPIARSALVAMLLNYISGETRRYPWEVLALGSPVGIKSSITISIDKPSEMIDALERSDYPIIKLKMGNEEDIMLLDAIDKVRGKEIRVDVNGAWSCAKAEEMIFHLSRKGVKIIEQPTDTAFVQEWPHLKGKATEVELVLDEGLNTSEDYSDMAEYVDGINIKMEKCGGILEAVRIADKAQADKKKVMLGCMVESSVGIAQSVYMSSKADYFDLDGPLLLQDDIADGIKYDRESIEVDREIIGGPKLKRDVMEKYISG; via the coding sequence ATGTTTCAGTTAGACACCGTACGTGTTTCCCTACCTCTCAAGCAGAAATTCGTGGTATCCAAAGGCGGCACCGATGTAAAAACGAACCTTCTTACCGTCCTCAACAACCGTTACAACGGTGAAGCCTCGGGTTCGGTCCACTACGGACCATCAATCGATGACATCGAAAAGGATATCAAAAAGGGTATAGAGAAAATTCAGGGTTTCAAGGAAATCACGATCGAGACCCTCGAGGACGTCAGCAATTTCAAGATCAACCCGATTGCCCGCTCGGCGCTGGTTGCGATGCTTTTGAATTACATCTCCGGCGAAACGAGGCGCTATCCGTGGGAAGTTTTGGCGCTCGGTTCACCGGTGGGCATCAAAAGCTCCATTACCATCAGTATCGATAAACCCTCGGAGATGATCGATGCGCTCGAGAGAAGCGACTATCCGATAATTAAGCTCAAGATGGGCAACGAGGAAGATATTATGCTCCTCGATGCCATCGATAAGGTCAGGGGCAAGGAGATCAGGGTCGATGTAAACGGGGCGTGGTCGTGCGCCAAAGCCGAGGAAATGATCTTCCATCTCTCCAGGAAAGGCGTTAAAATCATCGAACAGCCGACGGACACGGCATTTGTTCAGGAATGGCCGCACCTCAAGGGCAAAGCGACCGAGGTGGAACTGGTGCTTGACGAAGGATTGAACACTTCGGAAGATTACAGCGATATGGCCGAGTATGTCGACGGAATAAATATCAAGATGGAAAAGTGTGGCGGCATCCTCGAGGCTGTCAGAATCGCCGATAAGGCCCAGGCGGACAAGAAGAAAGTCATGCTCGGGTGCATGGTCGAGTCTTCGGTCGGAATCGCCCAGTCGGTTTACATGTCGTCAAAGGCGGATTATTTTGACCTTGACGGACCGCTGCTTTTGCAGGATGATATCGCAGATGGGATCAAATACGACAGGGAGTCAATTGAGGTCGACCGTGAGATTATCGGCGGCCCCAAACTTAAACGCGATGTTATGGAGAAGTACATTTCCGGTTAG
- a CDS encoding N-acetylmuramoyl-L-alanine amidase has protein sequence MLWRSTFPVRLLISLILSVVAVSSVMGASLKPDDINDVNAQIKIIHPKPNQLVASVDSAFILGNVPAENDGQAYKLFINDQFVPVHPNGGFIAFLPIAPDTFQFHLEAYLVEKDRYKDLNGTSSKNDILSIHIQRALTKTLSVVVPKPMQTLPMDSTVFDREINLPSGDIVMTSGDRFKVEFRGTPGRAAWFGIPGVIDSVPMAELEPQMQQFFGESVFGAGGVPESLKVAGVYSGFYDIPPGVQCDTVRLNYCLGQLGVRELLHRFWLPPYEHDDRMLSMLLSMTDTTCADTISSYRVSINGPDYPFTVRFMDSVQIIRYAPRMGYFAIFQPKGVEALAVGAEADWYRIQLSKTQFAWVQKNSVEILPKGILPPSSYLASVRTYDSTGSLLFEFPLTGKHPFRVFEDDPKTLRIQLFGVTSNTDWIRYDFADTLVDIATWSQPENGVYEFKIHLRHDIWGYDTFYRGNTFYFQLNKAPEDLNDIEDKIIVIDPGHSKDSGAIGPTGYTEAEANLAIALKVAEKLQSRGAIVVLTREDMSDLPLYDRPTIAKIVDADLFVSIHNNALPDRINPFQNNGSSTYYYHPHSIGLARAIQKALVPKTELRDFGLYHGNLAVNRPTQYPAVLVECAFMILPEQEALLKTDKFRERIAEAITDGIEEFLKEAHNVRK, from the coding sequence ATGTTATGGAGAAGTACATTTCCGGTTAGGCTGCTTATCAGCCTGATCTTATCCGTTGTTGCCGTCTCATCGGTGATGGGTGCATCGCTCAAACCCGACGACATCAACGATGTAAATGCCCAGATAAAAATCATCCATCCCAAGCCGAACCAACTGGTAGCATCGGTTGATTCGGCTTTCATATTGGGGAATGTCCCGGCCGAAAACGATGGCCAGGCCTACAAGCTGTTTATCAACGATCAATTTGTGCCGGTTCATCCCAATGGCGGCTTTATCGCGTTTTTGCCCATCGCCCCCGACACATTCCAGTTTCACCTTGAGGCCTATCTCGTCGAAAAAGACCGCTACAAAGACCTCAATGGAACCAGTTCCAAAAACGACATTCTCTCTATCCATATCCAGCGCGCGCTGACAAAAACCCTTTCTGTTGTGGTGCCGAAACCGATGCAGACACTCCCCATGGATTCAACGGTCTTTGACCGGGAAATCAACCTTCCGTCGGGCGACATAGTGATGACATCAGGCGACAGGTTCAAAGTCGAGTTTCGAGGTACTCCCGGACGAGCGGCATGGTTTGGCATTCCCGGAGTGATTGACTCGGTGCCGATGGCCGAACTGGAACCACAAATGCAACAGTTCTTCGGAGAATCCGTCTTCGGCGCCGGAGGGGTCCCTGAATCGCTTAAGGTGGCGGGGGTGTACTCGGGATTTTATGACATCCCTCCCGGGGTCCAATGCGATACCGTGCGCTTGAATTACTGCCTCGGCCAACTCGGGGTGAGGGAATTGCTGCACAGGTTCTGGCTGCCTCCGTACGAGCATGACGACCGAATGCTGTCGATGCTTCTTTCCATGACTGACACCACGTGCGCGGACACGATCAGTTCCTACCGGGTGTCCATCAACGGCCCCGATTACCCGTTCACTGTCCGCTTCATGGATTCAGTACAGATTATCCGGTACGCGCCGCGCATGGGGTATTTCGCCATATTTCAGCCAAAAGGAGTGGAAGCACTGGCCGTGGGAGCCGAGGCAGACTGGTACAGGATTCAACTGTCAAAAACGCAGTTCGCCTGGGTACAAAAAAACTCCGTTGAGATTCTCCCCAAGGGTATCCTTCCGCCGTCATCCTATCTTGCCTCGGTGAGAACTTATGATTCGACCGGCAGCCTTCTGTTCGAATTTCCGCTGACAGGTAAACACCCGTTTCGGGTGTTCGAGGATGACCCCAAAACATTGCGGATACAGTTGTTCGGGGTTACATCAAACACCGACTGGATCCGTTACGATTTTGCCGACACTCTGGTGGATATCGCTACCTGGTCGCAACCCGAAAATGGCGTCTACGAATTCAAGATTCATCTGCGCCACGATATCTGGGGATACGATACTTTTTACAGGGGAAACACATTCTATTTCCAACTCAACAAGGCTCCTGAAGATCTTAATGATATTGAAGATAAGATAATCGTGATAGACCCCGGTCATTCCAAAGACTCCGGCGCGATCGGTCCCACTGGTTACACCGAAGCGGAGGCGAATCTGGCCATTGCCCTGAAAGTGGCCGAGAAGCTCCAATCAAGAGGCGCCATTGTCGTTCTTACCCGCGAAGATATGAGCGACCTTCCGCTTTACGACCGACCCACCATCGCGAAAATCGTGGATGCCGACCTGTTCGTATCGATTCATAACAACGCCCTGCCGGACCGCATCAATCCTTTCCAGAACAATGGTTCATCGACATATTACTATCATCCCCATTCAATCGGGCTGGCGCGCGCCATACAAAAGGCACTGGTGCCGAAAACCGAGTTAAGAGATTTTGGCCTTTATCATGGCAACCTGGCGGTGAATCGCCCGACTCAGTACCCGGCGGTGCTGGTGGAATGTGCTTTCATGATTTTACCGGAGCAGGAGGCATTGCTCAAGACCGACAAATTCCGCGAGCGAATAGCCGAGGCAATAACGGATGGTATTGAAGAGTTTCTAAAGGAAGCGCACAATGTCCGCAAATGA
- a CDS encoding NlpC/P60 family protein encodes MKYGWVTGNLVDLWTEPKFNSERASQLLFGQTVRILQEKSGHYFVRIADGNTGWVDKRFIAGVSKAEHSRYESRINSFVNSSTAKLYDVNHGEGQAPYFLFYGTRLFTRLTKEGFARVILPDNTTLAIKKNNLVPINRTSALKVTPEMVVSQAKRFLGVPYLWGGITTAGFDCSGLVQTVLSRFGISVPRDTKDQITVGEKIGRECIKTGDLLFFKRHVGFAIGKDKIIHSSVGGGGVRINGLTPDGPDYREDLDRDFNQARRLACFS; translated from the coding sequence ATGAAATACGGGTGGGTAACCGGCAATCTGGTCGATCTCTGGACTGAGCCCAAATTCAACAGTGAACGTGCCAGTCAGCTCCTGTTCGGCCAGACGGTGAGAATACTTCAGGAAAAAAGCGGCCACTATTTTGTACGGATAGCCGATGGCAACACCGGATGGGTGGACAAGCGCTTTATCGCAGGCGTTTCAAAGGCCGAACACTCCAGATACGAATCACGAATTAATTCTTTCGTGAATTCATCCACCGCTAAACTGTACGATGTAAATCACGGAGAAGGGCAAGCACCGTATTTTCTGTTTTACGGTACCCGCCTGTTCACCCGTTTAACAAAAGAAGGGTTCGCGAGGGTAATTTTGCCCGATAATACTACCCTCGCGATCAAGAAGAACAATCTCGTGCCGATAAACAGGACAAGTGCGCTCAAGGTTACACCGGAAATGGTGGTCTCACAGGCCAAACGATTCCTCGGAGTGCCTTACCTTTGGGGAGGAATTACTACGGCCGGTTTTGATTGCTCCGGCTTGGTGCAGACCGTATTGTCCCGGTTCGGCATCAGCGTGCCGCGGGATACCAAAGACCAGATTACTGTCGGCGAAAAAATAGGCCGTGAGTGTATAAAGACCGGAGATTTGTTGTTCTTTAAAAGACATGTTGGATTCGCTATCGGAAAGGATAAAATAATCCACAGCTCGGTAGGCGGCGGAGGCGTCCGAATCAATGGATTGACACCGGACGGACCGGATTACAGAGAAGACTTGGATCGAGATTTCAATCAGGCAAGGAGACTGGCATGTTTCAGTTAG